In Pantoea cypripedii, the following proteins share a genomic window:
- the puuD gene encoding gamma-glutamyl-gamma-aminobutyrate hydrolase yields MGIIFDKPLIGVVMCQNNIGSHPGQTVHNKYLDAIVLADGLPLPLPHQLMQAPHLLENSMTLLDGILLTGSPSNIEPWHYGEAGVESHADPARDRLAFGLITHAMGKKMPILGICRGLQELVVANGGALHRYLHLTHQFQEHREDDSLPLEQQYAPVHEVKPEADGLLSQLLGSADAFAVNSLHQQGIREPGPQVRIEARAADGLIEAVSLRQHPFALAVQWHPEWHSTDDPVSRRLFEAFIHAAARYHKEKRP; encoded by the coding sequence ATGGGCATTATTTTTGACAAACCCTTGATTGGCGTAGTGATGTGCCAGAACAACATTGGCAGCCATCCGGGTCAGACCGTCCATAACAAGTATCTTGATGCCATCGTGCTCGCTGATGGCCTGCCCCTCCCTTTGCCACATCAACTGATGCAAGCCCCTCATCTATTAGAAAACAGTATGACGCTGCTGGATGGTATTTTGCTCACCGGCAGCCCGAGCAATATTGAACCCTGGCATTATGGTGAGGCAGGGGTGGAATCCCATGCCGACCCGGCGCGCGATCGTCTTGCTTTTGGTCTTATCACCCACGCGATGGGTAAAAAGATGCCAATACTGGGTATATGTCGCGGTTTGCAGGAACTGGTGGTGGCTAACGGCGGTGCGCTGCATCGCTACCTGCACCTGACGCATCAATTCCAGGAACATCGTGAAGATGATTCGCTACCACTGGAGCAGCAGTACGCCCCGGTACATGAGGTAAAACCGGAAGCGGATGGCCTGCTGAGCCAGTTGCTCGGTAGCGCTGACGCTTTTGCGGTGAATTCGCTCCATCAACAGGGGATACGCGAACCCGGTCCCCAGGTGCGCATCGAGGCGCGCGCGGCCGATGGCCTGATAGAAGCGGTGAGTTTACGTCAGCACCCGTTTGCCCTGGCAGTGCAGTGGCATCCGGAGTGGCATTCGACCGACGATCCGGTTTCGCGCCGGTTGTTCGAAGCATTTATTCATGCTGCTGCTCGTTATCACAAGGAAAAACGACCATGA
- a CDS encoding glutamine synthetase family protein → MMTNLVEVEDFTRHSEEKRTSAFQLEVKTWLERHPETQYVDILLNDLNGVFRGKRIPVSALAKLEKGCYFPASVFAMDILGNTVEEAGLGQALGEPDNICFPVLGSLMPSAADPQRVAQLLLTMCNQDGTPFDVEPRNVLNQLWQQLRNRGLFPVVAVELEFYLVDKKRDAEGYIQPPCAPGSDERNMQSQVYSVDNLDHFADVLRDIDDLAKQQGIPADGALAEASPGQFEINLHHTRDVLKACDHAIQLKRLVRQVAENHGMTATFMAKPYEEYAGSGMHVHISMLDAADHNAFSLDDGSDSPLLKRALAGMIDLMPASMALLAPNVNAYRRFLPDAFVPLQASWGHNNRTVALRIPCGDVENHRVEYRVAGADANPYLVVSTILAGILHGLDNPLPLPHPVKGNGHEAEGLALPIRQSDALYEFENSYPLQKILGERFSAVWHSCKQYELMQFERLITATEIDWMLKNA, encoded by the coding sequence ATCATGACGAACCTCGTGGAAGTAGAAGACTTCACGCGACATAGTGAAGAGAAGCGAACCAGCGCGTTCCAGCTGGAGGTGAAAACCTGGCTGGAACGCCATCCTGAAACGCAGTATGTCGATATACTTTTAAATGATCTGAATGGGGTATTTCGCGGTAAGCGCATTCCCGTCTCAGCGTTAGCAAAACTGGAAAAGGGCTGTTACTTCCCGGCTTCGGTCTTTGCCATGGATATTCTGGGTAACACCGTCGAAGAGGCCGGACTGGGACAGGCACTCGGCGAGCCAGACAATATCTGCTTTCCTGTCCTGGGTTCTTTAATGCCTTCCGCTGCTGACCCCCAACGTGTTGCACAACTGCTGTTGACCATGTGCAACCAAGATGGCACTCCCTTTGACGTTGAACCCCGAAATGTCCTCAATCAGCTGTGGCAACAGTTGCGCAATCGCGGATTATTTCCGGTGGTAGCGGTAGAGCTGGAGTTCTATCTGGTCGATAAAAAGCGTGATGCAGAAGGGTATATCCAGCCGCCTTGCGCGCCGGGTAGTGATGAACGCAACATGCAAAGCCAGGTCTATTCGGTGGATAACCTCGATCACTTCGCCGACGTGTTGCGCGATATTGACGACCTGGCAAAACAGCAGGGCATTCCGGCGGATGGTGCGCTGGCCGAAGCCTCACCAGGACAATTTGAAATCAACCTGCATCACACGCGTGACGTACTCAAAGCCTGCGATCACGCCATCCAGCTGAAACGCCTGGTGCGCCAGGTAGCGGAAAATCATGGCATGACCGCAACGTTCATGGCGAAGCCCTACGAAGAGTATGCGGGCAGCGGGATGCACGTACATATCAGTATGCTCGACGCGGCCGATCACAACGCCTTCTCGCTGGATGATGGTAGCGATTCACCACTGTTGAAGCGTGCGCTGGCCGGGATGATCGATTTGATGCCGGCTTCCATGGCGCTGCTGGCACCGAATGTGAATGCGTATCGTCGCTTCCTGCCAGATGCGTTTGTGCCGTTGCAGGCTTCATGGGGACATAACAATCGCACGGTCGCGTTACGTATTCCCTGCGGCGATGTGGAAAATCATCGCGTGGAATATCGGGTTGCCGGAGCCGATGCAAATCCTTACCTCGTGGTGTCAACCATTCTTGCCGGTATTCTGCATGGTCTGGATAATCCACTGCCGTTACCGCATCCGGTGAAAGGCAATGGCCATGAGGCGGAGGGGCTGGCGCTGCCGATTCGGCAGAGTGATGCGCTGTATGAATTTGAGAACAGTTATCCGCTGCAAAAAATATTGGGGGAGCGTTTCAGTGCCGTGTGGCATAGCTGCAAACAGTACGAACTGATGCAGTTTGAGCGGCTGATCACCGCCACCGAGATTGACTGGATGCTGAAGAATGCTTGA